The Helicobacter cetorum MIT 00-7128 region CTATAATAGAAAGTGCGTCCACAATATCGCCCGCCACTCTCACATCAAGCTTGACTAAATTACCTTCTCTATTTTCTATAGGCTCATAATCAAAGCTCGCATATCCTTTAGTGCAAGATTTGAGCTTGTCATAAAAATCCATAACAATTTCATTGCTAGGCAACGAATAAGTGAGCATGACACGAGATTGGTTTAAATATTCCATTTTTTCTTGAATGCCACGCTTATTATTTAATAAATGCATTAAATTACCTAAAAACTCGCTAGGGGTAATAATAGTCGCTCGAACATAAGGCTCTTTGATACAAGCGATATTGTTTTCAGGGGGTAATTCGCTAGGGTTTTGGACATATTTCACATCGCCGTCGGTTAAATGCACTTCATACACCACAGTGGGAGCGGTGGCTATTAAGTTAAGGCTAAATTCTCTCTCTAATCTCTCTTTAATCACTTCCATATGGAGTAAACCTAAAAACCCTACCCTAAAGCCAAAGCCTAGTGCAACGGAGCTTTCAGGCTCAAAATTCAAAGCGCAATCATTGAGCTGGAGTTTGAGTAACGCTTCTCTTAAATCTTCAAATCTATCGGTTTCTATAGGATAAAGCCCTGCAAAGACAAAGGGTTTAGCTGGCATAAAACCTTCAATAGGCTCAGTAGTGGGGGTTTTAGCGTCTGTTAAAGTATCACCCACAGCAATATCCGTAACACTCTTTAGCCCTAAACTTACAATGCCAATTTCCCCACACTCTAAACTTTGAGTAGGAATTTTTTTCAAAGGATTTGGGTAGTAGAGCCCTAAAACGCCGTGTTTTTTACCCGTTCCCATTACTAAAATTTCTTGCTCGGTGCTGATATTGCCATCTATTACACGCACCAAAGCTAATGCCCCTAAATAATTATCAAACCATGAATCATAAATGAGCGCTTTTAAAGGGGCATTAGGATTGCCACTAGGAGCTGGAATGGTAGTGATAATTTTTTCTAATAAGTCCTTAATGCCAAGCTTAGTTTTAGCGCTCACTTCATTAGCATTAGCACAATCAATCCCAATCGTATCTTCAATATCCTGTTTGACTTCTAAAACATTTGCATTAGGTAAATCAATCTTATTAATCACGGGTAAAATTTCTAAATCATTATCTAAAGCGATATAGACATTTGCAATCGTTTGTGCTTCTACGCCTTGAGTAGCGTCCACGACTAATAGCACCCCTTCGCATGAACACAAAGAGCGAGACACTTCATAGCTAAAATCCACATGCCCTGGAGTGTCAATGAGATTTAGCACATAATCTTCTCCATTAAGCGTGTAATTCAAACGCACACTTTGGGCTTTTATGGTAATGCCCCTTTCTTTTTCAATATCCATAGTGTCCATGACTTGACTAGTCATTTCTCTGTTGCTAATAGCGTTGCATTCACTAATTAAGCAATCCGCTAAGGTGCTTTTGCCATGGTCAATATGAGCGATAATAGAAAAATTGCGGATATTTTTCATGGGGGTTTGTGGCGGGATTTGCGAGATTTGTTTCATTCTATGTGTCCTAAATCTTTTAAAATAGCGTTAGTTAAACTCTCTGTGTCTAAGCCTAAGGATTTTTCTACTAAGGCGGTGTTTCCATGCATGATGAATTCATCAGTGATTTCAAAGCTTTTGATAGGTTTTAAAATGTTTTGTTCACTCAAAAATTCTAAAATCGCACTAGCCACTCCCCCAAGCTTGTAATTATCGCTAAAAATATAAAGCTTTTTATAGGGGGCAATCATTGAACTTAGATTTTTATCTAAGGGCTTAAGAAACCTTAAATCTAACAGAGCGCATTCTATGTTTTTCTCTTTTAAAGCAAGCTGGACTAAATGCGCCCTTCCTACGCCATTACCATAGCCTATGAGTAGAATTTCGCCTTCTTTTTTTAATAATTCACTTTGCCCCAAAAC contains the following coding sequences:
- the lepA gene encoding translation elongation factor 4, yielding MKNIRNFSIIAHIDHGKSTLADCLISECNAISNREMTSQVMDTMDIEKERGITIKAQSVRLNYTLNGEDYVLNLIDTPGHVDFSYEVSRSLCSCEGVLLVVDATQGVEAQTIANVYIALDNDLEILPVINKIDLPNANVLEVKQDIEDTIGIDCANANEVSAKTKLGIKDLLEKIITTIPAPSGNPNAPLKALIYDSWFDNYLGALALVRVIDGNISTEQEILVMGTGKKHGVLGLYYPNPLKKIPTQSLECGEIGIVSLGLKSVTDIAVGDTLTDAKTPTTEPIEGFMPAKPFVFAGLYPIETDRFEDLREALLKLQLNDCALNFEPESSVALGFGFRVGFLGLLHMEVIKERLEREFSLNLIATAPTVVYEVHLTDGDVKYVQNPSELPPENNIACIKEPYVRATIITPSEFLGNLMHLLNNKRGIQEKMEYLNQSRVMLTYSLPSNEIVMDFYDKLKSCTKGYASFDYEPIENREGNLVKLDVRVAGDIVDALSIIVDKNKAYEKGRALVEAMKELIPRQLFEVAIQASVGNKVIARETVKSVGKNVTAKCYGGDITRKRKLLEKQKEGKKRMKAIGKVELPQEAFLAILKID